The Coffea arabica cultivar ET-39 chromosome 9c, Coffea Arabica ET-39 HiFi, whole genome shotgun sequence nucleotide sequence GCAGTGGCTAGATAATGCTGAATCCTTCTAAAATTGCCTGACCAGGTACGGAAGCTAAAGAGATATTGCcaactgaaaatatcaaaaCTCCCTTGCAGTCAAATGCACGTTGGCTTAGAACGTACAAATGGTGGTTTCAAGTGGCCATCTACATATTATTTCTCCTCTCTGGCCAGGCCGTTGGTACTCTTTTGGGCAGATTATACTTTGATAAGGGCGGAAACAGTACGTGGTTAGCAACATTGACACTAACTATGGGCTTCCCCATGCTCCTACCCTTCCGCTTCCATTCTTCCTTACAGAATCATAATGCAGATTATAGTAGAGTCCAACAGCCTTCCGTTCTTGTCCTTACTTCAATTTATGTCTTTCTTGGGCTGTGTACAGCTGGGGATTCCGTGTTATACTCACTTGGCCTAAAATACCTTCCAGTCTCGACTTATTCTCTGATATGTGCAAGCCAATTAGCATTCAACGctgtttttgcatttttcctGAATGCACAGAAGCTTACCTTTTTCATAATAAactctcttgtattgctaaccATTTCTTCCATAGTCCTGGTAATCCACAATGATACTGAAGATTCCAGTAACAACTCCAAGAACAAATACACATTAGGCATTATATGCACGGTTGCTGCATCTGCTTTATATGCATTTGTGCTTTCATTCACTGAACTCACGTGTCAGAAGATACTTAAAAGTAAAACTTTCAGAGTCATTATTGATCTCACATTCTACGAGTCCTTAGTTGCAACACTTGCAATCGTAGTGGGGCTTTTTGCGAGTGGAGAATGGAAGAGTTTGAAATCAGAGATGCAGGATTTTAGACTGGGGAAAGTGTCGTATATCATGACTATTCTTTGGACTGGGATATCATGGCAGGTTTTCAACATCGGTTGCAATGGACTGATTTTCAAGGTCTCTTCCCTGTTCTCCAATGTCATTAGTGTTGTTGGCTTGCCAGTTGATCCAGTTCTAGCTGTGGTAGTTTTCCACGACAAGGTGACTGCTGCCAAAGTAGTATCCCTCCTGTTAGCCCTGTGGGGATTTATGTCTTATGCCTATCAGCACTATCTTGATGATCTGAAGGCCAAGGCCAAAAGAAAGTGTCCGAGGGAAGTCACAGAAGATTCGATCACAGAAATATAAGTGCGGAATATGTACTTTTCCCCATTGTATTGTTCATTTAGAGGACAAATGTTCAATTCTTGCAACTTTGTTGTGAATTCAGAAGACGAGATTAGCACTTACAATACTCTGGACAAGCAGTTTGTTATGTCCTGCAGTCAAAGGATAAGAATACAcattcatatttaaaaaaaatggtaggCTAACGTTTGTTCTTCCTCCTACTTTATCCATTTCAATATCATCTTTCTAACAGACTGGAAGCAACTTAATGACAAGAAGGATGAAGGGAACAATGGTTTGCTGCCTGCTCAATGTGTTCAAAGGGGATATCATGAAGCTTAAGAACTCTTTGTGATTGCTCTTTCACTTGTATTAAGAGGGAAGACAATTAAGTTAATCtatggttttggaaaaattgtgATTAAGCTCATGTATAACATAATTTCCCCATGGCTTGAAACTAGGCATGGCAATGGATCGAATAGATTAGATTTTACCTAGATTCAACCTAGACTCACCCATACCCTATAAAAAAGTTATGGGTTCGAGTA carries:
- the LOC113708495 gene encoding purine permease 21-like, whose translation is MEEARKQPSCTTSTEAKEILPTENIKTPLQSNARWLRTYKWWFQVAIYILFLLSGQAVGTLLGRLYFDKGGNSTWLATLTLTMGFPMLLPFRFHSSLQNHNADYSRVQQPSVLVLTSIYVFLGLCTAGDSVLYSLGLKYLPVSTYSLICASQLAFNAVFAFFLNAQKLTFFIINSLVLLTISSIVLVIHNDTEDSSNNSKNKYTLGIICTVAASALYAFVLSFTELTCQKILKSKTFRVIIDLTFYESLVATLAIVVGLFASGEWKSLKSEMQDFRLGKVSYIMTILWTGISWQVFNIGCNGLIFKVSSLFSNVISVVGLPVDPVLAVVVFHDKVTAAKVVSLLLALWGFMSYAYQHYLDDLKAKAKRKCPREVTEDSITEI